Proteins from one Telopea speciosissima isolate NSW1024214 ecotype Mountain lineage chromosome 1, Tspe_v1, whole genome shotgun sequence genomic window:
- the LOC122670518 gene encoding vacuolar cation/proton exchanger 3 isoform X1: MASSQEAWTLENGGGGNLKGSSKEIRHHGRTAHNMSSSSLRKKSDISLVSKVRCGLLRLLLSNLQEVILGTKLSVLFPAVPLAIIASIYNFGTPWVFALSLLGLTPLAERVSFLTEQIAYFTGPTVGGLLNATCGNVTELIIALLALKQNKIAVVKCSLLGSVLSNLLLVLGTSLFCGGLANIKKEQKYDRKQADVNSLLLLLGLLCHMLPLMFKIKYNGNNTITNGTTDLTSDSILQLSRVSSIIMLLAYFAYLFFQLKTHRQLFEAQQDEDGDEVGSEEEAVISFWSAFAWLVGMTVVIALLSEYVVGTIEDASESWGISVSFISIILLPIVGNAAEHAGAIIFAFKNKLDISLGVALGSATQISVFVIPLSVLVAWIMGIDMDLDFNILETGCLALAIIVTAFTLQDGTSHYMKGFVLLLCYIVIGACFFVLRTPLHKVNALNLGAESSTGGGLAGQLVSNQVLTLFEFI, translated from the exons ATGGCTTCGTCACAAGAGGCTTGGACCTTAGAGaacggtggtggtggcaatCTCAAGGGTTCCAGCAAGGAAATTCGCCACCACGGCCGAACTGCTCACAACATGTCTTCCTCGTCTCTGCGCAAGAAATCCGATATTTCGCTCGTTTCGAAGGTTCGATGCGGCCTTCTGAGGTTGCTCTTGAGCAATCTCCAAGAGGTCATCTTGGGTACTAAACTCTCTGTGCTTTTCCCTGCCGTTCCCCTCGCCATCATCGCTTCCATTTACAACTTTGGAACG CCATGGGTTTTCGCGTTGAGCTTACTTGGGCTCACCCCACTTGCTGAAAGAGTGAGCTTTCTCACTGA acAAATTGCATATTTTACCGGTCCAACAG TGGGAGGGCTACTTAATGCAACATGTGGGAATGTGACAGAGCTGATAATAGCATTATTAGCTCTTAAGCAGAACAAGATAGCAGTGGTGAAGTGTTCCCTTTTGGGTTCTGTGCTTTCAAACCTTCTACTTGTCCTTGGAACTTCTCTCTTCTGTGGGGGCTTAGCCAATATCAAGAAGGAACAGAAATATGACAGA aaGCAAGCAGATGTGAACTCTCTTCTGCTGTTGCTGGGACTTCTATGCCACATGTTGCCTCTCATGTTCAAAATCAAATACAACGGTAACAACACAATCACTAATGGAACTACTGATCTGACTTCAGACTCAATTCTCCAGTTATCAAGAGTGAGCAGTATTATCATGCTTCTTGCATACTTTGCTTATCTCTTCTTCCAATTGAAGACTCATCGCCAGTTATTTGAAGCCCAACAG GATGAAGATGGTGATGAAGTGGGTTCAGAAGAAGAGGCTGTGATCAGTTTCTGGAGTGCATTTGCTTGGCTGGTGGGAATGACTGTCGTCATAGCCCTTCTCTCAGAATATGTTGTGGGCACTATAGag GATGCATCAGAGTCATGGGGTATTTCAGTGAGCTTCATCAGCATAATCTTATTACCAATTGTTGGAAATGCAGCAGAACATGCAGGAGCAATCATATTTGCTTTCAAGAACAAGTTG GACATATCTTTGGGAGTTGCTCTGGGGTCTGCAACACAAATTTCTGTCTTTGTG ATTCCCTTGAGTGTGCTGGTTGCATGGATCATGGGTATTGACATGGACCTTGACTTCAACATCCTTGAGACTGGTTGTCTTGCCTTAGCAATCATTGTCACAGCCTTCACTTTACAG GATGGAACTTCACATTACATGAAAGGATTTGTTCTCTTGCTTTGCTACATTGTTATCGGCGCGTGTTTTTTCGTTCTCAGAACTCCACTTC ACAAAGTAAATGCTCTTAACCTTGGAGCTGAATCATCAACTGGAGGAGGTTTGGCTGGTCAATTGGTGAGCAATCAAGTCCTTACATTGTTTGAATTCATTTAA
- the LOC122670518 gene encoding vacuolar cation/proton exchanger 3 isoform X2 has translation MASSQEAWTLENGGGGNLKGSSKEIRHHGRTAHNMSSSSLRKKSDISLVSKVRCGLLRLLLSNLQEVILGTKLSVLFPAVPLAIIASIYNFGTPWVFALSLLGLTPLAERVSFLTEQIAYFTGPTVGGLLNATCGNVTELIIALLALKQNKIAVVKCSLLGSVLSNLLLVLGTSLFCGGLANIKKEQKYDRKQADVNSLLLLLGLLCHMLPLMFKIKYNGNNTITNGTTDLTSDSILQLSRVSSIIMLLAYFAYLFFQLKTHRQLFEAQQDEDGDEVGSEEEAVISFWSAFAWLVGMTVVIALLSEYVVGTIEDASESWGISVSFISIILLPIVGNAAEHAGAIIFAFKNKLDISLGVALGSATQISVFVDGTSHYMKGFVLLLCYIVIGACFFVLRTPLHKVNALNLGAESSTGGGLAGQLVSNQVLTLFEFI, from the exons ATGGCTTCGTCACAAGAGGCTTGGACCTTAGAGaacggtggtggtggcaatCTCAAGGGTTCCAGCAAGGAAATTCGCCACCACGGCCGAACTGCTCACAACATGTCTTCCTCGTCTCTGCGCAAGAAATCCGATATTTCGCTCGTTTCGAAGGTTCGATGCGGCCTTCTGAGGTTGCTCTTGAGCAATCTCCAAGAGGTCATCTTGGGTACTAAACTCTCTGTGCTTTTCCCTGCCGTTCCCCTCGCCATCATCGCTTCCATTTACAACTTTGGAACG CCATGGGTTTTCGCGTTGAGCTTACTTGGGCTCACCCCACTTGCTGAAAGAGTGAGCTTTCTCACTGA acAAATTGCATATTTTACCGGTCCAACAG TGGGAGGGCTACTTAATGCAACATGTGGGAATGTGACAGAGCTGATAATAGCATTATTAGCTCTTAAGCAGAACAAGATAGCAGTGGTGAAGTGTTCCCTTTTGGGTTCTGTGCTTTCAAACCTTCTACTTGTCCTTGGAACTTCTCTCTTCTGTGGGGGCTTAGCCAATATCAAGAAGGAACAGAAATATGACAGA aaGCAAGCAGATGTGAACTCTCTTCTGCTGTTGCTGGGACTTCTATGCCACATGTTGCCTCTCATGTTCAAAATCAAATACAACGGTAACAACACAATCACTAATGGAACTACTGATCTGACTTCAGACTCAATTCTCCAGTTATCAAGAGTGAGCAGTATTATCATGCTTCTTGCATACTTTGCTTATCTCTTCTTCCAATTGAAGACTCATCGCCAGTTATTTGAAGCCCAACAG GATGAAGATGGTGATGAAGTGGGTTCAGAAGAAGAGGCTGTGATCAGTTTCTGGAGTGCATTTGCTTGGCTGGTGGGAATGACTGTCGTCATAGCCCTTCTCTCAGAATATGTTGTGGGCACTATAGag GATGCATCAGAGTCATGGGGTATTTCAGTGAGCTTCATCAGCATAATCTTATTACCAATTGTTGGAAATGCAGCAGAACATGCAGGAGCAATCATATTTGCTTTCAAGAACAAGTTG GACATATCTTTGGGAGTTGCTCTGGGGTCTGCAACACAAATTTCTGTCTTTGTG GATGGAACTTCACATTACATGAAAGGATTTGTTCTCTTGCTTTGCTACATTGTTATCGGCGCGTGTTTTTTCGTTCTCAGAACTCCACTTC ACAAAGTAAATGCTCTTAACCTTGGAGCTGAATCATCAACTGGAGGAGGTTTGGCTGGTCAATTGGTGAGCAATCAAGTCCTTACATTGTTTGAATTCATTTAA